In a single window of the Bacillus marinisedimentorum genome:
- a CDS encoding gamma carbonic anhydrase family protein: MIYSYKGKTPQISNSAYIADYVTISGDVSIGKDSSIWFNTSIRGDVAPTIIGNGVNVQDNCVLHQSPGNPLILEDGVTVGHQVILHSSIIRKHALIGMGSIVLDGAEIGKGAFIGAGSLVPPGKKIPPNSLAYGRPAKVVRELNEEDLEDMARIRREYMEKGHYYKKLTPIEPKDDN, encoded by the coding sequence ATGATTTACAGCTATAAAGGGAAAACTCCGCAGATCTCCAACAGTGCCTATATCGCTGATTATGTCACAATCAGCGGCGATGTATCAATCGGCAAGGATTCAAGTATCTGGTTTAACACATCCATCCGCGGCGATGTCGCCCCGACCATCATCGGGAACGGGGTGAATGTCCAGGACAATTGCGTACTCCACCAGAGCCCGGGCAACCCGCTTATCCTTGAAGACGGCGTTACTGTCGGGCACCAGGTCATTCTCCATAGCTCCATTATCCGGAAGCACGCCCTCATCGGCATGGGGTCAATCGTCCTGGACGGCGCCGAAATCGGGAAAGGGGCTTTCATTGGAGCCGGCAGCCTTGTTCCGCCAGGCAAGAAGATCCCGCCCAATTCACTTGCATATGGACGTCCGGCGAAGGTTGTAAGGGAATTGAACGAGGAGGATCTGGAAGATATGGCGAGGATCCGCAGAGAATACATGGAAAAAGGCCATTATTATAAAAAACTTACCCCCATCGAGCCAAAGGATGATAACTAA
- a CDS encoding GNAT family N-acetyltransferase, with the protein MMIIRPATSKDAQAVRTVAVKSWMDTYGTFYTKEETEEFMETVYAYDNLLKSISESESSENHHFLVSEEDGSITGIMEIIKREAGWEILRLYVLPEFQRQKIGTELLAAVMQTVKKGPLRVCVEVRNQRGLAFYRKAGFSETKRQKDDFFVLTGELLVLEKALDGIAI; encoded by the coding sequence ATGATGATAATTAGACCTGCAACAAGCAAGGATGCTCAAGCGGTCCGTACAGTTGCCGTTAAAAGCTGGATGGATACGTATGGGACGTTTTATACAAAGGAAGAAACCGAAGAATTCATGGAAACGGTATATGCCTATGATAACTTGCTGAAATCCATTTCAGAGAGTGAATCATCCGAGAATCACCATTTCCTTGTTTCGGAAGAAGACGGATCGATTACAGGAATAATGGAAATCATCAAGCGTGAGGCGGGCTGGGAAATTTTACGGCTTTATGTGCTGCCGGAATTCCAGCGGCAAAAGATCGGCACCGAGCTGCTTGCGGCTGTTATGCAGACGGTTAAAAAAGGGCCGCTGCGCGTTTGTGTTGAAGTCCGCAATCAGCGGGGCCTTGCTTTCTACAGGAAAGCCGGCTTCAGTGAAACGAAACGTCAAAAAGATGATTTCTTTGTGCTGACCGGGGAATTATTAGTATTGGAAAAAGCACTGGACGGCATTGCCATTTGA
- the metK gene encoding methionine adenosyltransferase, with the protein MTKTRRLFTSESVTEGHPDKICDQISDAILDAILKSDPNARVACETTVNTGLVLVTGEITTSTYVDIPKLVRETVKGIGYTRAKYGFDAETCAVLTSIDEQSPDIAMGVDKALEAREGQMTDAEIEAIGAGDQGLMFGYATRETEELMPLPISLAHKLARRLTEVRKEEILPYLRPDGKTQVTVEYDENDNPVRIDTIVISTQHHPEVSLEQIQRNIKEYIIKPIVPENLIDEDTKFFINPTGRFVIGGPLGDAGLTGRKIIVDTYGGYARHGGGAFSGKDPTKVDRSAAYAARYVAKNIVAADLADKCEVQLAYAIGVAQPVSISIDTFGTGKVSEEKLVEMVRQTFDLRPAGIIKMLDLRKPIYKQTAAYGHFGRTDIDVPWEKADKAGALKELASAE; encoded by the coding sequence ATGACAAAAACCCGCCGTTTGTTTACGTCTGAATCGGTGACAGAAGGGCATCCCGATAAAATTTGTGACCAGATTTCAGACGCCATTCTTGATGCAATTTTAAAGAGCGACCCGAATGCACGTGTCGCCTGTGAAACAACAGTAAATACAGGGCTTGTCCTTGTAACAGGTGAAATTACCACTTCGACATACGTGGATATTCCGAAGCTTGTGCGTGAAACCGTAAAAGGAATCGGATATACACGGGCAAAATACGGATTTGATGCGGAAACTTGTGCAGTTTTGACATCTATCGATGAGCAGTCCCCCGATATTGCGATGGGCGTTGATAAGGCTCTTGAGGCAAGGGAAGGGCAAATGACAGATGCCGAAATAGAAGCAATCGGAGCCGGCGACCAGGGCTTGATGTTCGGGTACGCCACAAGGGAAACAGAGGAACTGATGCCTTTGCCGATTTCACTCGCGCACAAGCTTGCCCGCAGGCTGACAGAAGTCCGCAAAGAAGAAATCCTCCCATACTTACGCCCTGATGGAAAGACACAGGTGACGGTGGAATATGATGAAAATGACAATCCTGTCAGGATTGATACTATCGTCATTTCGACACAGCACCATCCGGAAGTTTCGCTTGAACAGATTCAGCGGAATATCAAAGAATATATCATCAAGCCGATTGTTCCTGAAAACCTGATTGATGAAGACACGAAATTTTTCATCAACCCGACAGGCCGGTTCGTCATCGGCGGTCCGCTCGGTGACGCCGGTTTGACTGGACGAAAAATCATTGTCGATACGTATGGAGGCTATGCCCGCCATGGCGGAGGGGCCTTTTCCGGTAAGGATCCGACAAAAGTGGACCGTTCCGCAGCATATGCGGCCCGTTATGTCGCCAAGAATATCGTAGCTGCAGACCTTGCTGACAAATGCGAGGTGCAGCTTGCTTACGCCATCGGTGTTGCCCAGCCTGTTTCCATCTCAATTGATACGTTCGGAACAGGAAAAGTTTCTGAAGAGAAACTGGTGGAAATGGTCCGCCAGACATTTGATTTACGTCCGGCAGGCATCATTAAAATGCTTGACCTGAGAAAACCGATTTACAAACAGACAGCGGCATACGGTCATTTCGGCCGTACGGATATCGATGTTCCGTGGGAAAAAGCCGATAAAGCCGGCGCGCTGAAGGAACTCGCTTCTGCTGAATAA